A genomic segment from Deltaproteobacteria bacterium encodes:
- a CDS encoding SRPBCC family protein — MAERIVKTIELGAPVSRVWRALTEPTEFGQWFRVKLDGPFKPGAVSTGMMTYPGYEHCPWRAVIERMDHEQLLSFRWHDFDETSGVDISEQPMTLVEIRLEPTTDGTRLTITESGFEAIPDPRRLEVLRGNTEGWDIQANNIATHVTSSS; from the coding sequence ATGGCCGAACGTATCGTCAAGACAATTGAATTGGGAGCGCCAGTTTCGCGGGTCTGGCGCGCGCTAACAGAGCCCACTGAGTTTGGGCAGTGGTTCCGTGTCAAGTTGGATGGTCCCTTCAAACCCGGAGCTGTGTCCACGGGCATGATGACCTATCCCGGCTACGAACACTGTCCGTGGCGTGCGGTCATTGAGCGCATGGATCACGAACAGCTACTGTCATTCAGATGGCACGACTTCGATGAGACCTCTGGTGTTGATATTTCGGAGCAGCCAATGACGCTTGTCGAAATTCGTCTGGAACCAACAACGGACGGAACTCGTTTGACCATTACCGAGAGCGGCTTCGAAGCAATACCTGATCCTCGCCGCCTTGAAGTTCTGCGCGGCAATACTGAAGGCTGGGACATTCAAGCGAACAATATTGCCACCCATGTCACATCCTCCTCGTGA